The following coding sequences lie in one Allorhizobium pseudoryzae genomic window:
- a CDS encoding FadR/GntR family transcriptional regulator, with amino-acid sequence MAERFGSPREADGFGVSQVKSGARGSVSLVAQVRERLRSDILGGQYAPGDRLPSEIELTETHGVSRTVIREAVTGLRYDGLVEVRQGAGIFVLNAKIPAPSSSRPDTARISSDLEVLEVRTPLEIEAAGLAALRRSPAQEEAIFDCHAQVLRCIEANESIREADLALHMAIAAATNNPLFIEFLRAHSASAIPQSKIVAGNEAADQTAYRRLIHKEHQAVVVAISDGDEKGARAAMQDHLRGSQIRYRDLLRDLRGLNAHA; translated from the coding sequence CTGGCGGAGCGCTTCGGTTCTCCCAGGGAGGCAGATGGATTCGGGGTCAGTCAGGTGAAATCTGGTGCAAGAGGCAGTGTATCGCTCGTCGCGCAGGTGCGCGAGCGTCTCAGGAGCGATATCCTGGGCGGGCAATATGCGCCGGGCGACCGACTCCCGAGCGAGATCGAGCTGACCGAAACCCATGGCGTCAGCCGCACCGTGATTCGCGAGGCGGTGACCGGGCTGCGATATGATGGTCTGGTAGAGGTCCGCCAGGGCGCCGGGATCTTCGTCCTCAACGCAAAAATCCCTGCCCCATCGTCGTCTCGACCGGACACGGCACGCATTTCGTCGGACCTTGAGGTTCTGGAGGTTCGCACCCCGCTGGAAATCGAGGCCGCGGGGCTTGCGGCACTGCGCCGTTCGCCGGCCCAGGAAGAGGCGATTTTCGACTGTCATGCGCAGGTGCTCCGCTGCATCGAAGCCAACGAATCCATTCGTGAGGCGGATCTCGCGCTGCATATGGCCATTGCCGCCGCCACCAACAATCCGCTGTTCATCGAGTTTCTGCGGGCCCACAGCGCCTCGGCTATTCCGCAGTCGAAGATCGTGGCGGGCAACGAAGCCGCCGACCAGACCGCCTATCGCCGCCTGATCCACAAGGAACATCAGGCCGTCGTGGTTGCCATCTCGGATGGTGACGAAAAAGGTGCGCGCGCGGCGATGCAGGATCACCTCCGCGGCAGCCAGATCCGCTATCGGGATCTGCTGCGGGACCTGCGTGGTCTGAACGCACACGCCTGA